CCGGGCGCGGATGCCGTGCATGATCGCGTAGAGGCGGAAGGCGTTGAACGCCAAGTAGAAGTCAAGGTCGGCGATCTGCGCACGGCCCGTCCGCTCGCAGTACCTCGCGACGTACTCGGGCTCCGAGGGAATGCCTCGGTCTCGCAGCTGTGCCTCGCCCAGGGCGCCCAGCCCACCCGCGATGGCATTGGGCAAGTGGAACATCAACACGTTGTAGGCGAAGTCCGCGAGCGGATCGCCGAGCGTAGCCAGCTCCCAGTCGAGGATCGCGACGACCCGAGGCTCTGTCGGATGAAAGATGAGGTTGTCGCACTTCAGGTCGCCGTGGGCGATGGAGACGCTCTCCTCCGCGGGCACCCTCTCGCGAAGCCACGCCTGCAACCAGTCGATGTCGGCGTCGCGATCGCCAGGCACTGCCTCGTACTGTCGCGACCACCGCTCCAGCTGCCGACGCACATAGCCACCTGGGCGGCCGAAGTCGCTCAGTCCGACCGCGTCGGGACTCACCGCGTGCAGGGCCGCGACAACCTGGTTCATGTCGTCGAACATCACGGCTCGTTCGTCGGGCGCGACCCCAGGAAGGGAGCTGTCCCAGAAGATCCGGCCCTCCACCAGCTCCATGACATAGAACGGCGTCCCGATGATCGCCGGGTCTTCGGACTGTGCCAAGACCCGAGGGACCGGGATCCCGACGGCGTGCAGCGCCGACATCACCCGTGCTTCTCGATCGACAGCGTGCGCCCCCGGCACCAGCTCGCCCGGGGGCTTGCGCCGCAGCACGAAGTCACCACTGGGGGTGTGCAACCTGTAGGTGGGGTTCGACTGGCCGCCACGGAATTGCGCCACCTCGAGCGGGCCACCGATCGAGGGCACGGCCGAGTGCAACCAGTTCGCCAGCCGCTCGGAATCGAAGCGATATTCCTGCCGCACGGCGGTGACGCCGGAGTTGAGTTGCTGCCGGTCGGCGCCGCGGCCTTCCGTCGCTCTAGTCGTTGGCGAGTTCAACGGACTCTCCCCGAGGTGAGCTCGGGATGCGCGCCGATCACAGCGCGACCCGGCAGACCGCCGCCGGCAGGCCGGGGGTTTCGACGCGCGTCTTGAAGATCCCCGCTCCGCGTTCGGTGTCGAGGCCCTCGGACCCTGAAACGATGTAGAGATCACGCAGATCGTCGCCACCGAACGCCAGGCTCGTCACCATCGGGACGCCGATCTCGATGGATGCGACATGCTCACCTGCGGCGGAGAAGCAGCCCACCTGACCGCTGTGGGGAAGAGCCACCCAGACATTCCCGGCGGCATCGACGGCAAGTCCGTCAGGATGCTGTCCGGCGCCGGTTGTGACGAACGTGCGCTTGGCGCCGAGGTCGCCACTGCCATCCACGTCGTAGACGTTGACGGAGGAGCGGAGGGTGTCGGCGTGATACAGCAGTGATCCGTCCGGCGAGAAGCCCAGGCCATTGGTGAGAAGAATGTCGTCCGCTACCACCCGAGCCCGACCGTCGAGCTCGATGCAGAACAGCTGCCCGGGCTTGTCAGCGTCGCGTGACTCGGAGGCCACGAAGGCGAGCGAGCCGACGTACAGGCGTCCGTGAGCGTCCACCGTCAGGTCGTTGTAGCCGACGATGCCATGGTCCGGGTCGTTCTCCTTGAGCACGTGGGTGCTCGTGTCTTCAGTGCCGACAAGGCCCTTGACGGCCACGTTGCGACCGCTGATGACGAGTCCGCCGGCGGCGTGGACCGCCATACCGCCGATCCCGCGCCGGTGCTCGATCACCGTCTCGACCAACCCCGAGTCGCTTACGCGTAGCACGCCTCCGGCCGTTGCATCGGCCACGACCAGTCCCTCTGGCGTCCAGACGGGGCCTTCGAGAAGTCCGTGGCCTGTCGAGACAAGATCTACTTCGTAAGTGCGCATGTGAGTCCGTTCAGGTTGTGGGAGTGGCACTCTGGGCCGCTTCGGTCTGGTGGCGCAGTACTCGCTTCAGCGTCTTGCCGGTGGGCCCGCGTGGCAGGTCGTCGACGACCGCGATCCATGCGGGGACCTTGTAGGAGGCCAGGCGGGTTGCGCAGAAGTCCCTCAGCACATCGTTGTCCGGCTCTTCGCCACCCCGAGCGACGACGTAGGCCACGGGGATCTCGCCGAAGCGTTCGTCGGGGATTCCGATGACAGCCGCTTCCGCCACCGTGTCGTGCTCGGCAAGTACGGATTCGATCTCGGCCGGGTAGATGTTCGCGCCGCCGCGGATGATCATGTCCTTGATCCGACCGGAGATGTAGATGTTCCCCGCTGCATCGCGATGACCGAGGTCTCCCGAATGCACCCATCCGTCGATGATGGTGTCCTTCGTTGCCTCGGGGCGGTTGTAGTACTCGGTCATGTTGCTCGGGCTGCGGAAGACGATCTCGCCTACATCGCCCACCTCGACATCGGATCCGCTGGCGTCGAGGATACGGATCTCGCTGTCGCCGATCGGTGGGCCGACGGAGTCGGGGACAGGGGTGGAACCCGGCGGAAAGCCGGTGAGTGGAGTGCCCTCGGTCATGCCCCAAGCGTTGTGCAGCGTCTTGCCCGTCGCAGCCCGCATCCGCTCCACCAGACTCCACGGCAGGCTTGCCGCTGACGAGACGCAAACCCGGAGGCTGTCCAGCGAACCGACCTCTTCCTGCGGGTGCGACTCGATGAACTCACAGAGCATGACGTACATAGTCGGCACCCACATGATGACGGTGGCCCCGTAGCGATCGATGGCGCGCGCGGCCTCCGCTGGATGGAATCGCTCTTGGAGGACCACTGTCGCGCCGATGGCGATGTGCCCCATCGCAGCAATGGTGGAGTGCATGATGAATGCGAGCGACCCGTTGATGAGGATCGAGTCGTCAGATGTCGAGCCGACCCAGGTCGTCGTCCGGCTGAGTGTCGCCGCGACGCCGCGGTGCGGCAGCACAGCACCTTTCGGATGGCCGGTCGTGCCGGACGTGTAGTGGATCAGTGCCGGGTGCGTCGGGTCGAGGTCGACCACAGTCGGCCACTGGCTCGTGTCCACCCCGTGCCACGACTGGTTCCCGGGGTCGTCGAGAACCTCGATCGGACAGGTCATCTCTTGCGGAACCCGCGACTGATTCCTGTCGTCGACGACCACCAACGCCGGTGTGCAGTCTTCCAGGATGAAGGCGACCTCGGACGCCGACAGTGCGGGGTTCAGCGGTACCAGGGTGGCGCCGCGCGCCAAGCAGGCGCAGTAGATCGCCAGCCACTCCGGTCGGTTGTACGACAGCAGTGCAACGCGATCCCTCATGCCGACCCCGGCCGCGTCCAACTGTGCGGCCGCCTCGGCGACAAGCGTTCGGAAAGCTCCTACGGTCACCTCGCGATCACGAAAGTGGATGATCGGGCGCGTCCCGGCTCGCGACTCGAGATCCGTCATGAAGTCAACGACGTTCATTGCTCAGTCCTTCCTAACCATGCATCGTGAGGCCACCGGACACACTGATGACCTGACCAGTGATGAAAGCGGCCTCGTCCGTTGCAAGGAACACGGCAATCCCTGCCACGTCCTCTGGCTCTCCCATCCGTCGCATCGGCACCGCCTTGGTCATCCGCTCGAGGATGTGCTTGGCGTTCACATCGTCACCGTCCAGTGCGTCCTCCATCATCTTGGTCCGGGTGGGGCCAGGAGCGACCACGTTGAGGGTGATCCCGTGTCTCGCGACCTCACGGGCGATGGACTTCGACAACGCGATGGTGCCGGCCTTGCAGGCCGAATAGACCGCTTGGCCGGTGGAACCGATGCGTCCCGCATCAGAAGAGATGGTGACGATCCGTCCGCCTCCACGGCCGACCATACGAGTGAGCACCGCGTGCGTGACGTTGATCGGACCCTTGAGGTTGATGGCGATGATCAGGTCGCGGTGCGCCTCGTCGTTGTCGAGGAACGGCATGAGCGAATCCCAGCCAGCGTTGTTGATGAGGATGTCAATAGGACCCAGGGCGGCCTCGATCGACTCCACTCCACTGACGACGGCAGCATTGTCACTGATGTCCGCCACCGCGACCGCCGCCGCAACACCAGCCGACCGTACCTCTTCCGCTATCGCGCGTGCGGGCCGTTCATCGCGATCGATGATGCCGATCGACGCACCCGAAGCCGCGAGCCGCCTGACGATGGCCGCGCCGATCCCGTTCCCGCCGCCGGTCACCAACGCGACCTTGCCGTCGAGTTGGCTGTTCACACGAGCTCCCGCTGGATGAGCATCTTCAGCACTTCGCTGGTGCCCTCATAGATTTGCAGGATCCGCTGATCTCGGTAGAGCTTCTCGACCATCCCTCCGCCAGCAAAGCCGGCACCGCCGAAGATCTGCACGGCATCGCTGCACACTCTCTCTGCCATCTCCGAGGCAAACAGCTTCGCCATTGCCGACTCCCGCATGGAGCGCTCACCCGTCTCCTTCAGGAACGCCGCACGCAGGTACATCTGACGGGCAACCTCGATGCTCGTCGCCATCTCGGCGAGCTTGAACCCGATCGCCTGGTGTTGCACGATCGGTCGGCCGAACGTGGTCCGCTCCTTTGCATACTCGAGCGCGAGGTCGAACGCTCGCTGGGCGACTCCGACGCTCTGCGCTGCGACTCCGATCCGACTGGTGTCGAGTCCGTCCAGGATGTTCTTGTAGCCGGTCCCCACCTCCCCCAGCACGTGGTCATCGGTCAACTCGAGGTCGTCCAGTGAGATCTGGCAGATGTCGACCACGCGATGGCCCATCTTCGGCTCGCGTCGAATCACGTTGTACCCCGGCATGTCGGGTCGCACGAGGAACAGCGTCAGACCACCGACACCCGCGCCCGGATCGGTCGTCGCGAGCAGGATTCCTGCGCCGGAAGTCGCTCCGCCGGTGATCCACACCTTCTCGCCGTTGATCACCCAACCGCCCTCGCGCCGCGTCGCCCTGGTGCGGACCTGGGACAGATCGGAGCCAGCGTGCGCTTCGCTGAGGAGTAGGGAGATGTAGTACTCCCCCGCCACAGCGGGCTTGAGGAACTCGTCTTGCTGCCACGGAGTGCCCAACTCGGCGAGCTTCGAACCGAAAGGAAAATTGGTGCCACCGACCTGGTTGGCGATCGCGCAGTCACCCTTGGCGAGCTCCTCGATCATGAGCGCCCAAGCAGTGACCCCTGCCCCCGCACCGCCGTACTGCTGGTCGACGGCCAAACCGAAGAAGCCCTGCTCTCCGAGGCTGCGCCACACCTTCTCAGGCACGGCTCCTTCGCTCTCCCATTGCTGGATGTTCGGCGAGATCTCGCGGTCGACATAGGCCCGCGTCGCATCGCGAATCGAGAGCTGGAGTTCTGTCAGCATGTGCACCTGCCCGTTGGGTCTGCCGCACCCGTCGGCGGCCCTCCAATTTCTATACTTGCGAATCACTATTGTCAAGATTCGCTTCTTCTCGGTACCTTGCCTCTCACCCGTGGAGCACGCCGCGGGGCTTAGGTCCACCGGCTCCATCGGCGGGCCGGCCACTGACGATGCGAAGGACCTCGATGCACCCCACTCCCTGGACCGCCTTCCGAGTCGACGTGGCCGACCTGATCGCCACGGTCACTCTGCTGAAGAGAGGCCCCACCCCCTCGATGGGCGCAGCGCACTTCGAGGAGTTGCCGCTCGTCTTCTCCGGTCTGGAGGCGCGAGACGACGTCCGCGTCATCGTCATCAGAGGAGCCGGAGACCACTTCTCGTTCGGCCTCGACCTCGTCGACATGCGTCCCTTGCTCGATCTGGCAAGGCCGGGAGCGAACGCGGCCGACCGACAGGCCCTTCTGCGACGCATTGCGGACCTGCAAGCCGCCTTCACGCGGGTCGCCGCAACGACCAAGCCAGTTGTCGCAGCCGTTGACGGCTGGTGCATTGGCGCTGGCCTGGACCTCATCTCGGCGGCTGATCTGAGGATCGCCACTCAGGGTGCGAGGTTCAGCATTCGCGAGACGAGGATGGCCATGGTCGCCGACCTCGGCAGTCTGCAGCGCCTGGTCGGGATCATTGGGGATGGGCACCTGCGAGAACTGGCGCTCACCGGACGAGACTTCACCGCCGCCGACGGTCTACAGATCGGCTTGCTCAATCGTGTTGTGACCGATGTCGGCGCGCTCCACGCCACCACTATGGAGCTCGCAAAGGAGCTGGCTCACAACTCGCCGCTGGTACTTTCAGGCGTCAAGAGAGTGCTGAGCGAGCAACGTGAAAGCCGTGTGCGAGCGGGACTGGAGCTCGTTGCCGCCTGGAACGCGGCGTTCATGCCGAGCGACGATCTGCTTGAGGCGCTCAACGCCTTCGCGGAACGACGGCGGGCCGAGTTCAGCGGTCGCTGACCTGATCGCTGGAGTCGAGCGTGGCCAAGACGTCGATGGCCTCCGAGAGCCACGTCATCCAGTGATTCTCGAGGCCGATGCCGGCCTCGAGGATCAGCATCCGTAGCCGGGCACCCGGGTCCTCGCCGACATCGGCGAAATCGCGCTCGGCAATCTCGAGATACTCGGCGTGCTGCCGCGCATGAGCGTCGCGATGGGCTCTCATCTGTTGCAGGAGCGGTCCCGGCCCCACCACCGAGGCCGCACGCAATCGCACCAGGAGCGCGTCACGGTTGCGCTCGGGCTCCTCGTCCTGCGCAAGCCAAGCGATCAGGGCGGAGCGGCCTGCCGGTAGTACCCGATAGAGCTTTCGCCGACCTCGCGACCGCGGTTGCGGAACCGATTCGACCCATTGCTCTGTCTCCAAGCGGGCGAGTTCTCGATAGATGCTCTGATGCGTGGCGGGCCAGAAGTACCCGATTGATCTGTCGAAGCGCCGCGCCAGGTCGAGCCCGGACGACGGCCGCTCAAGGAGCGCGGTGAGGATGGCGTGGCGCAGCGACATGGCACCTCTCGGCTCGGACCTACCCTGCTGGGCGACGATACCGTCACTCTGGCCGTCAGATCATCGCGGCGAGCGTGACCCCCTGGTGGATGGCGCGCTTAGCGTCCAGCTCGGCCGCCACGTCGGCACCACCGATGAGGCGTACCGCGACGCCCGCGGCCTCCAGCTCGGGCAGGAGCTCCCGCTGGGGCTCCTGACCAGCACAGACGATGACGTTGTCCACCTCGAGCGTCAGTGCCTCCCCGTCCACGAGGACATGGAGCCCGTCGTCATCGACGCGGACGTAAGTGACCCCCGCCATCACCTGCACTCCACGCCCGGCCAACTCCGCACGATGGATCCACCCGGTGGTGACACCTAGGCCAGCCCCTACCTTCGTAGCCTTCCGTTGCAACAGGTAGACCTGCCGATGTGAACGGCGGGAATGGGCGGGGGCGAGACCTCCGGGAGACTCGAAGGTCGGATCGACACCCCAGTGCTCATAGAACTTCGCGATGTCGAGGCTGGCCGGCGGGCCGTCCTGCGTGACGAATTCCGCAACATCGAAGCCGATTCCTCCAGCTCCGACGATGGCGACCCGAGCACCGAGTTCCACCTCCTCGCGCAACACCTGGAGGTAGGTCACTACCTTGGCATGATCGGCTCCATCGAGTTCCAGGGCCCGGGGAACGATTCCCGTCGCCAGGACCACCTCGTCGACTCCTGCCTCGATCAGGTCCTGCGCACCGACTCGTGAGCCGAGCATGAGGTCTACCCCTACCCGCGGCAGCTCGGTTCGGAAGTAGCGGAGAGTTTCGCTGAACTCCTCCTTGCCCGGAATGCGACGAGCGATGTCAAACTGACCACCGATGGTGGATGCGGCGTCATGAAGGACCACGCGATGGCCCTTGCGCGCCGCAGCCAGCGAGAACGCCATGCCAGCCGGTCCGGCGCCGACGACGGCGATGCGCTTGCTCCTTCGCGTCGGTGCGAGGTCGATGATCGTCTCGTTGCACGCGCGGGGATTGACGAGACACGACGTGATTTTCCCGCTCAGGGTGTGGTCGATGCACGCCTGGTTGCATCCGATGCACGTATTGATCCGGTCGGCGTGGCCGTCGCGAGCCTTCGCCACGAACTGAGGATCGGCCAGGAGCGGGCGGGCAAGTGAGACCAGGTCGGCCACCCCTCGCTCCAGCAGATCTTCGGCCACATCAGGCGTGTTGATCCGGTTGCTGGCCACCACGGGGATGCCGACAGCTGCCCGGATGGTTCCTGTGGCGGCCGCAAATGCAGCCCGCGGGACGGAGGTGGCGATGGTGGGAACTCGAGCCTCGTGCCAACCGAATCCGGTGTTGAGAAGGTCGACGCCCGCCACCTCCAGCTCCTTGGCCAGACTCGTCGTCTCAGCCATCGTGGAGCCGCCTGGCACCAGGTCCAGGGCGGAGAGCCGGAACGAGATGAGAAAGTCGCTGCCGAGTCGCGCCCTGGTGCGACGCACGATGTCGAGCGCGAACCGCGTACGACGATCGAAGTCGCCTCCCCACTCGTCGTCGCGCGTGTTGGTGCACGAGGCCAGGAAGGTATTGATCAGGTAGCCCTCGGAGCCCATGATCTCGACCCCGTCATACCCGGCCTCTCGCGCGAGGAGAGCAGCGTTCACGAAGTCCTCGATGGTCGCTTCGACCTCGGCCGACTCCAGCGCCCGCGGCTCGAAGGCACTGATCGGCGCGCGCAGTGTGCTCGGCCCGACCAGGTCTGCATGCTTCGCATACCGTCCGTAGTGGAGAATCTGCATCGCGATCCGTCCGCCGGCTGCGTGAACAGCGTCGGTGATGATCCGATGGGACTCGACGTCCTCGGCGGTCGTCATCGCGGCGCCGTCCTCCCAAGGCCTTCCCGCCTCGTTCGGAGCGATTCCCCCCGTAACCATCAGCCCGACGCCGCCTCGCGCACGCTCTGCGTA
The genomic region above belongs to Nocardioides sp. QY071 and contains:
- a CDS encoding PadR family transcriptional regulator, whose protein sequence is MSLRHAILTALLERPSSGLDLARRFDRSIGYFWPATHQSIYRELARLETEQWVESVPQPRSRGRRKLYRVLPAGRSALIAWLAQDEEPERNRDALLVRLRAASVVGPGPLLQQMRAHRDAHARQHAEYLEIAERDFADVGEDPGARLRMLILEAGIGLENHWMTWLSEAIDVLATLDSSDQVSDR
- a CDS encoding NADPH-dependent 2,4-dienoyl-CoA reductase, which encodes MSRYPRLMERLSVGSLDLPNRVVMGSMHLGLEEVSGGFERMAAFYAERARGGVGLMVTGGIAPNEAGRPWEDGAAMTTAEDVESHRIITDAVHAAGGRIAMQILHYGRYAKHADLVGPSTLRAPISAFEPRALESAEVEATIEDFVNAALLAREAGYDGVEIMGSEGYLINTFLASCTNTRDDEWGGDFDRRTRFALDIVRRTRARLGSDFLISFRLSALDLVPGGSTMAETTSLAKELEVAGVDLLNTGFGWHEARVPTIATSVPRAAFAAATGTIRAAVGIPVVASNRINTPDVAEDLLERGVADLVSLARPLLADPQFVAKARDGHADRINTCIGCNQACIDHTLSGKITSCLVNPRACNETIIDLAPTRRSKRIAVVGAGPAGMAFSLAAARKGHRVVLHDAASTIGGQFDIARRIPGKEEFSETLRYFRTELPRVGVDLMLGSRVGAQDLIEAGVDEVVLATGIVPRALELDGADHAKVVTYLQVLREEVELGARVAIVGAGGIGFDVAEFVTQDGPPASLDIAKFYEHWGVDPTFESPGGLAPAHSRRSHRQVYLLQRKATKVGAGLGVTTGWIHRAELAGRGVQVMAGVTYVRVDDDGLHVLVDGEALTLEVDNVIVCAGQEPQRELLPELEAAGVAVRLIGGADVAAELDAKRAIHQGVTLAAMI
- a CDS encoding phosphotransferase family protein — translated: MNSPTTRATEGRGADRQQLNSGVTAVRQEYRFDSERLANWLHSAVPSIGGPLEVAQFRGGQSNPTYRLHTPSGDFVLRRKPPGELVPGAHAVDREARVMSALHAVGIPVPRVLAQSEDPAIIGTPFYVMELVEGRIFWDSSLPGVAPDERAVMFDDMNQVVAALHAVSPDAVGLSDFGRPGGYVRRQLERWSRQYEAVPGDRDADIDWLQAWLRERVPAEESVSIAHGDLKCDNLIFHPTEPRVVAILDWELATLGDPLADFAYNVLMFHLPNAIAGGLGALGEAQLRDRGIPSEPEYVARYCERTGRAQIADLDFYLAFNAFRLYAIMHGIRARIELGTAASAHARETISAMDQLAKIGRRLAERARD
- a CDS encoding crotonase/enoyl-CoA hydratase family protein; the encoded protein is MADLIATVTLLKRGPTPSMGAAHFEELPLVFSGLEARDDVRVIVIRGAGDHFSFGLDLVDMRPLLDLARPGANAADRQALLRRIADLQAAFTRVAATTKPVVAAVDGWCIGAGLDLISAADLRIATQGARFSIRETRMAMVADLGSLQRLVGIIGDGHLRELALTGRDFTAADGLQIGLLNRVVTDVGALHATTMELAKELAHNSPLVLSGVKRVLSEQRESRVRAGLELVAAWNAAFMPSDDLLEALNAFAERRRAEFSGR
- a CDS encoding acyl-CoA dehydrogenase family protein, giving the protein MLTELQLSIRDATRAYVDREISPNIQQWESEGAVPEKVWRSLGEQGFFGLAVDQQYGGAGAGVTAWALMIEELAKGDCAIANQVGGTNFPFGSKLAELGTPWQQDEFLKPAVAGEYYISLLLSEAHAGSDLSQVRTRATRREGGWVINGEKVWITGGATSGAGILLATTDPGAGVGGLTLFLVRPDMPGYNVIRREPKMGHRVVDICQISLDDLELTDDHVLGEVGTGYKNILDGLDTSRIGVAAQSVGVAQRAFDLALEYAKERTTFGRPIVQHQAIGFKLAEMATSIEVARQMYLRAAFLKETGERSMRESAMAKLFASEMAERVCSDAVQIFGGAGFAGGGMVEKLYRDQRILQIYEGTSEVLKMLIQRELV
- a CDS encoding SMP-30/gluconolactonase/LRE family protein — translated: MRTYEVDLVSTGHGLLEGPVWTPEGLVVADATAGGVLRVSDSGLVETVIEHRRGIGGMAVHAAGGLVISGRNVAVKGLVGTEDTSTHVLKENDPDHGIVGYNDLTVDAHGRLYVGSLAFVASESRDADKPGQLFCIELDGRARVVADDILLTNGLGFSPDGSLLYHADTLRSSVNVYDVDGSGDLGAKRTFVTTGAGQHPDGLAVDAAGNVWVALPHSGQVGCFSAAGEHVASIEIGVPMVTSLAFGGDDLRDLYIVSGSEGLDTERGAGIFKTRVETPGLPAAVCRVAL
- a CDS encoding SDR family oxidoreductase, which codes for MNSQLDGKVALVTGGGNGIGAAIVRRLAASGASIGIIDRDERPARAIAEEVRSAGVAAAVAVADISDNAAVVSGVESIEAALGPIDILINNAGWDSLMPFLDNDEAHRDLIIAINLKGPINVTHAVLTRMVGRGGGRIVTISSDAGRIGSTGQAVYSACKAGTIALSKSIAREVARHGITLNVVAPGPTRTKMMEDALDGDDVNAKHILERMTKAVPMRRMGEPEDVAGIAVFLATDEAAFITGQVISVSGGLTMHG
- a CDS encoding AMP-binding protein encodes the protein MNVVDFMTDLESRAGTRPIIHFRDREVTVGAFRTLVAEAAAQLDAAGVGMRDRVALLSYNRPEWLAIYCACLARGATLVPLNPALSASEVAFILEDCTPALVVVDDRNQSRVPQEMTCPIEVLDDPGNQSWHGVDTSQWPTVVDLDPTHPALIHYTSGTTGHPKGAVLPHRGVAATLSRTTTWVGSTSDDSILINGSLAFIMHSTIAAMGHIAIGATVVLQERFHPAEAARAIDRYGATVIMWVPTMYVMLCEFIESHPQEEVGSLDSLRVCVSSAASLPWSLVERMRAATGKTLHNAWGMTEGTPLTGFPPGSTPVPDSVGPPIGDSEIRILDASGSDVEVGDVGEIVFRSPSNMTEYYNRPEATKDTIIDGWVHSGDLGHRDAAGNIYISGRIKDMIIRGGANIYPAEIESVLAEHDTVAEAAVIGIPDERFGEIPVAYVVARGGEEPDNDVLRDFCATRLASYKVPAWIAVVDDLPRGPTGKTLKRVLRHQTEAAQSATPTT